The Nocardioides sp. cx-173 genome segment GTGAGCCAGGAGCCGCCGACGCAGCCGACGTTGGGCAGGGCGAGGTACGTCGGGGCGCTCGCCGCCGTGATGCCGCCGGTCGGGCAGAAGCGGGCGGTCGGGACGGGGGAGGCCACCGACCTCAGGTAGTCCACGCCGCCCGACGCCTCGGCGGGGAAGAACTTCATCGACGCGTAACCGGCCTCCAGCACCGCGAGAGCCTCCGACACCGTGGCCGTGCCCGGCAGGAACGGCAGGCCCGTGTCCGCCATGGCGCCGAGCAGCGTGGGCGTGCAGCCGGGCGAGACCAGGAAGCCGGCGCCGGCGTCGGCGGCCTCCTTGGCCTGCCCGGGCGCCACGACGGTGCCGGCGCCGACCAGGATCTCGGGCACCTCGTCCGCGATCGCGCGGATCGCGTCGAGCGCGACCGGTGTGCGCAGCGTGAGCTCGATGGCCGGGAGCCCGCCGGCGACCAGGGCGCGGGCCACCGGCACCGCGTCGGACAGGCGCTCGAGGACGACGACCGGCAGGACCGGGACGACCTCCAGCAGTGAGGGATGCCGGGACTCAGACAGGCTGGGCAAGGGGCACCTCCGTGGCCGGGAAGCCGTACGCCGGGAAGACGCTCGCGCCGGCGTCGGCGGGGCCGACCGTCGCCCGGAACGCCGAGAACAGCTCGCGGCCGGTGCCGGCCCACTCCTCGCCCTCGGGGGCGCGGCCGGTGGGGACGCGCTGCTGCAGGGCGAACACGTCGTCCACGAGCAGCCGGCCCGTCACCGCGTCGACGGTGATGAGGTCGCCGTCGCGCACTCGCGAGAGCGGGCCACCGAGGGCCGCCTCGGGGGTGACGTGGATGGCGGCCGGGACCTTGCCGGAGGCGCCGGACATCCGGCCGTCGGTCACGATCGCGACCCTCTGGCCGCGGTCCTGGAGTACGCCCAGGGCCGGGGTCAGCTTGTGCAGCTCGGGCATGCCGTTGGCGGCCGGGCCCTGGTAGCGGATCACCGCGACCAGGTCGACGCCGTCCAGTCGCCCCTCGGCGAACGCCGCCAGGAAGTCGGCCTGGTCGTCGAAGACCAGGGCCGGCGCGGTGACCACGCGGTGCTCCCGGCTGACCGCGGAGGTCTTGACGACCGCCGTACCGAGGGGGCCGGTGAGGACCTTGAGCCCGCCGTCCGCCGCGAACGGGTCGGTGGCCGGGCGCAGCACGTCGCGGTCGAGGCTGGCCTTGGGGCCCTCCTCCCAGGTGAGGTCGGCACCGCGCAGGACCGGCTCGGTCGTGTAGCGGCTCAGGCCGTGGCCCATGATCGTCTCGACGTCCTCGTGCATCAGCCCGGCGCGCAGCAGCGTGTGGATCAGGAAGCCGACGCCGCCGGCGGCGTGGAAGTGGTTCACGTCCGCGGAGCCGTTGGGGTAGATCCGCGCGAGCAGCGGCACGACGGCCGACAGGTCCGAGAGGTCCTGCCAGGTCAGCGCGATGCCGGCAGCCCGCGCGATCGCGACCAGGTGCAGGGTGTGGTTGGTCGACCCGCCGCTGGCCAGCAGCGCCACGCAGGCGTTGACGATCGCCCGCTCGCTCACGATCTCGCCGACGGGCGTGGGCTCGCCCCCCTGCCGGGTGATGGCCACCGCCCGGGTCGCGGCCGCTCGGGTCAGCGCCTCGCGCAGCGGGGTGCCGGGGTTGACGAACGACGAGCCCGGCAGGTGCAGGCCGAGCACCTCCATCAGCAGCTGGTTGGAGTTGGCGGTGCCGTAGAAGGTGCAGGTGCCGCGCGAGTGGTACGACGCCGACTCGGCCTCGAGCAGCTCCTCGCGGCCGACCTTGCCCTCGGCGTGGAGCTGGCGCACCCGAGCCTTCTCGCCGTTGGGCAGGCCGGAGGCCATGGGCCCGGCGGGCACGAACACCGTCGGCAGGTGGCCGAACGACAGCGCGCCGATCAGCAGCCCCGGCACGATCTTGTCGCAGACCCCGAGCATGAGGGCGCCGTCGAACATGTCGTGGCTGAGGGCGATCGCCGCCGACATCGCGATCACGTCGCGGCTGTAGAGCGAGAGCTGCATGCCGTCGCGGCCCTGGGTGATCCCGTCGCACATGGCGGGGACGCCGCCGGCGACCTGGGCGATCCCGCCGGCGCGGACGGTGGCCTGCTTGAGGACCGGCGGGTACTCGCCGTACGGCTGGTGCGCCGAGAGCATGTCGTTGTAGCTGGTGACGATCGCCAGGTTGGGCTTGGTGCGCCCGCGCAGCGCGGTCTTCTCGGCGGGCTCGGAGGCGGCGAGGCCGTGCGCGAGGTTGGCGCAGCCGAGCCGGCCCCGGGCGGGGTGCTGGTCGGCGGCCGCGCGGATGCGGGCGAGGTAGGCGCGACGGCCGGGGGCGCTGCGCGCCACGATCCGCGCCGTCACCTCCGCCACGACGGGGTGGGTGGTGGGGCTCATGCGTCGGACTCCTGCCAGTGTCGGCCGTCGCGCTCGAGGAGCGTGGCGGCGGCGGTCGGCCCGCTGGTGCCGGCCGGGTAGCGCTTGGGGCGCTCGGGCGACGTCGCCCACCGCCTCAGGATCGGCTCGACCCAGGTCCACGCGGCCTCGACCTCGTCGCGGCGCATGAACAGGGTCGGGTTGCCCCGCATGACGTCCATGAGCAGCCGCTCGTAGGCGTCGGGGCTGCGCTGGGTGAACGTCGTCGCGTAGCTGAGGTCCAGCGACACCGGCCGCAGCCGGATCCCGCCTGGCCCGGGCTCTTTGGCCGTCAGGTGCAGACGCATGCCCTCGTCGGGCTGGACCTGGATGTGCAGCCGGTTGGGCGAGGTGGCGCCCTCGCTGTGCGGGAACATCGCGTGCGGGGGCTCCTTGAACACCACCACGATCTCCGACATCCGCCGGTCCAGGCGCTTGCCGGTGCGCAGGTAGAACGGCACCCCGGCCCAGCGCCAGTTCTGCACCTCGGCCCGTACGGCGACATAGGTCTCGGTGCTGCTGGTCGGGTGGCCCACGTCGTCGGCGTACGACGCTGCCGGCAGCCCGTCGACCAGACCCTCGCAGTAGCGCCCGCGCACGGTGTCGCGGTCGACGTCCTGGGGCGACATCGGCTTGAGCGCCTGCAGCACCTTGAGCTTCTCGTCGCGCACCGTCTCGCGACCGACGTACGTCGGCGGCTCCATGGCGACCAGGCAGAGCAGCTGCAGCAGGTGGTTCTGCACCATGTCGCGCAGCGCGCCGGAGGTGTCGTAGTAGCCGCCCCGGTCCCCGACGCCGAGGATCTCCGCGGCGGTGATCTGGACGTGGTCGACCCAGCGCGAGTTCCACAGCGGCTCGAGGAAGGTGTTGGCGAAGCGCGTGACGAGGAGGTTCTGCACGCTCTCCTTGCCGAGGTAGTGGTCGATGCGGAAGATCTGGCGCTCGGAGAAGACCCGCCCGACCTCGTCGTTGATGGCGAGCGCCGAGGCCAGGTCGCGGCCCACGGGCTTCTCCAGGACCACCCGCGAGCTCTCCTCGACCACGCCGGCGGCGCCGAGGCGCTCGCAGGTGGGGCCGAACAGCGACGGCGCGACGGCGAGGTAGAAGACCCGCACCGCCTCCTCGTCGGTGGGCCGGTCCTTGAGGAGGTCGTGCAGCAGGTGCCAGCCCTCGGGCTCGTGGGAGTCCAGCGTCAGGTGCCGGACCCGGCCCAGCAGGCGGCGTACCGCGCCCTCGTCGAGCTCGTCGGCGACGACGTGGCGGTGCAGGCCCTCCTGCACGACCTGGCGGTAGCCCTCGTCGTCGAGCTCGGAGCGGGAGACGCCGACGATGCGCGTGGCGTCGGGGAGCCGGCCCTCCAGCTCGCGCTGGTAGAGCGCCGGCAGGAGCTTGCGCAGCGCTAGGTCGCCGGTGCCGCCGAACACGGTGAAGTCGCACGCCGGGAGGTCGGCGGCGAGCTCGGTCGTGGGCAGGGTCACCTGGCCACGGTAGGGAGAGAAGGGCGCTCTCGACAAGCACTACTTAGGTATTTTGCAAACCAAAGTGACCGGCCCGCCCTACGAGGGAGGGCGAAAGCGCCTAGGATCCGGGGCGTGACCTCCGCCGGCGACGTACTCGACCTGGTGCGGTCGGGACGGGCCAGCACCCGCTCCGAGCTGCGCCGGCTGACCGGGCTGTCCCGCACGGCGGTGGTCGCCCGGGTCTCCGCCCTCGCCGAGGCCGGACTGCTGCTGGTGGGCGAGGAGCTCGCCTCGACCGGCGGGCGGCCACCCGGCAGCATCGTGTTCCACCAGGACGCGGGCGTCGTGCTCGCCGCCGCCATCGGCCGCTCCCGCTCCCAGCTCGCGGTCTTCGACCTCGTGGGGGAGGAGCTGGGCTCGTCGTCCCTCGACCACGAGGTGGGGGCCGGACCCGAGGCGGTGATGCCGCCGGTGGCCCAACACCTGTGCCGCCTCCTCGACGAGACCGCCGGCGGTCGGGCCGTGCTGGCCGTCGGGGTCAGCCTGCCGGGCACCGTCGACCCGGTCCGCGGCGTCAGCGTCGACTCGCCGGTCATGGGTGGCTGGGACGGCGCCGACCTGGCGCCGTACCTCGCCGAGGTCGGAGCCGCACCGCTCTACGTCGGCAACGACGCGGACGTCCTGGCGCGCTCCGAGCGGCTCGGGCACGCCGCCCGCTTCCAGGACCTGCTCGTCGTCAAGGCCTCGACCGGGCTGGGGCTCGGCATCATCGCCGAGGGCCGGGTGGTGTCCGGGCACCTCGGCGGCGCCGGCGAGATCGGGCACACCAAGGTGGACGCCGCCGACGGCCGTCCCTGCCGCTGCGGCGCCACCGGCTGCCTGGAGACCCTGGCCGGCGGCTGGGCCCTCGTCGCGCGGCTCACCGAGCAGGGCCGCCACGTCGGCCACGTCCGCGACCTGGTCGACCTGGCCCTGTCGGGCGACGCGGACGCCAAGCAGCTGCTGCGCGAGAGCGGACGCCGGCTCGGCGAGGTCCTCGCCGTCGCGATCAACCTGCTCAACCCCGAGGCCGTCGTCCTCGGCGGCGACATGGCGGCCGCCTTCGACGTCTACGCCGCCGGCGTACGGGAGAGCGTCTACGCCCGCGCCTCGGCGCTGGCGACCCGCGAGCTGCAGTTCCTGCCCTCGACCTTCGGCGACCGCGCCGGCCTGGTCGGCTGCGCGTCCATGGCCCTCGACCAGGTCCTCAATCCCGCCGCCATCGACGCCCGCCTCTCCCAGCGTCCCGACCCGTCCTGAGCCCGCCGCCGGGGTAGTCCCGGACGCTTGTGTTGTTGAAACGCCGTTCCCACCGACACGATCGTCAGGGACTACCTCGCATGGGTCGATCCGGATGAGCGGGCGGCGAACCGGCCCGGGGGGACGCCGAGGACGCGCTTGAAGTGGCGGGTCAGGTGGGACTGGTCGTGGAAGCCGACGTCTGCGGCGACGCGGGCGGCGGGGACGCCGTCGAGCAGCAGGCGCCGGGCCGCGTCGACCCGGCGGCCGGTGAGGTAGCGGTGCGGTGAGATGCCGAGCTCGCGACGGAAGGTGCGGACCAGGCGTACGGGCGGGGCGTCCAGCTCGGCCGCGGCCTCGGCCAGGCTGATGCCGTCGACCAGGTGGGCGTCCAGGAGCTCGCGCAGCCGCGCCGCGAGCCCAGGATCCCGCACCGCGTCCCGCACCGCGTCCCGCCCCGCGTCCGCGACCGGGGCTCCTCGCAGATGGGCTCCCAGCCGCTCGACCACCAGTGCCAGGTCGGAGGCCGCCTCGAGCTCGTCGCCGGGTCGGCCCAGCGCGTCGTGCAGGGCCCGCACCCGCCGCAGCAGGGCCGGGTCGCCGCTCGTGGGCTCGTCGACGGCGCGCCCGGAGCGCCCGGGGTCCAGGACGTCGGCCTCCAGGTAGACCACCCGCTTGCGGAAGCCCTCCTCGGTCGCCCCGCGCCCGTCGTGCGGCACGTGCGGCGGAAGCAGCGTCACCGACGCCCGGCGGGTGGCGTGCTCGTGGCCGCCCAGGTCGTAGACGACCGTGCCGGTGTCGACCAGGAGCAGCGTCCACGTGTCGTGGGTGTGCGACGGGTACGCGTGGCGCGGGAAGTGCGCATGCAGGACCTCGGCGACCCCCGGCACCGGCGGCCGCCAGGCTCGGATCGAGGGCCCGCGCTCCATGTGCCGAACGTACAAGACCGCCGCGCCCCGCCGGGTCACGATCGAGGCATGCACGAGGCCCTCACCCCGCCGTTCGACACCAAGATCGCCCTCCTGGTCCGCGACGACCTCGTCGCCTGGCAGCGCCTCAACGTCACCGCATTCCTCGCCAGCGGCATCACGGCCGCGTCCCCGCACCTGGTCGGCGACCCGTACGCCGACGCCGACGGCACGGCGTACCTGCCGCTGCTGGGGATGCCCGTCCTGGTCTTCCAGGCCGGCGGAGACATCCTGCGCGCGGCCCGGGAGCGGGCGCTGCGGCGCGGGCTGCCGCTGGCGGTCTACACGAGCGACATGTTCCGCACCGGGCACGACGCGGCCAACCGCGCCACCGTCGCCGCGGTCGCCGGCGCCGGCCTCGACCTCGTCGGCCTGGCCCTGCACGGTCCCAAGAGCGCGGTCGACAAGGTCACGAAGGGAGCACGCCTCCATCCCGCCGACTAACGTCGGCGTCATGCGGATCAGCGAGTGGGGCACGACGCCCTCCGGCGAGACGGTGCACCGCCTGGTCCTCGGCTCCGCCCCCGGTGCGGTGCTGCACGTGCTGACGCTCGGAGCCACGGTGCACCGGCTGGAGGTGGAGGCAGGGGGCCCGCGGCGCAACATCGCCCTCGGCCACCGTGATCCCGCCGACTACCTCGGCTCCAGCGACTACATCGGCGGCACGATCGGCCGCTACGCCAACCGGATCGCCGGCGGGCGCACCACGCTCGACGAGGACGAGCTCACGCTCGGCGCACACGACCGCGGCAACCACCTGCACGGCGGCCCCGACGGCTTCGACCGGCGCGTGTGGGAGGTCGTCGACGCCGGCGCGGACCACGCCGTGCTGAGCCTGGTGAGCCCCGACGGCGACCAGGGCTTCCCCGGCACCGTCCGGGCCCAGGTCACCTTCACGGTGACCGGCCACGCCGTCGGCGTGGAGCTGGCGGCGACGACCGATGCCCCGACGCTCGTGAACCTCACCTCCCATGCCTACTTCAACCTCGACGGCGAAGGAGCGGGCACCATCGACGAGCACCGCCTCACGGTGCCCGCCGAGCGCTACACCCCGGTCGACGCCACCGGCATCCCGCTCGGCGACCACGCGCCGGTGGCCGGCACGGCCTTCGACTTCCGGCGACCAGCGGCGATCGGACCGAGGGTGCGGCGCGACGAGGAGCAGATCGTCCTGGCCCGCGGCATCGACCACAACTACGTCGTTGACGGCAAGGGCTGGCGCACCGCGGCCGTGCTCGAGTCGCCCGCGTCGGGCACCCGACTGACGCTGCGCAGCGATCAGCCGGGGCTGCAGGTCTACACCGGGAACTTCCTGGACGGCAGCCGACGTACCGCCGAGGGAGGGCTCTACCGCCAGGGCGACGGGATCGCCCTGGAGCCGCAGCTGCACCCCGACTCCCCGAACCGGCCCGATTGGCCCTCCGCCGTCCTGCGCCCCGGCGAGACCTACCGCCACCGCCTCGAGTGGGAGCTCTCCGCGATCGGCCGATGAGTCGACGACGTCGCGGTAGTCAGCCCGGTATGGACATCCTCGACCTCGGCCCCGCCACGGCGACCATGCGACGCCTGGTGCTCGGCATCGGCGACGACCAGCTCGCCCTGCCCACCCCGTGCACGGCGTACACCGTCGGCGACCTCGTCGAGCACGTCGGCGGCGTGGCTCTCGCCTTCACCGGTGCGGCTCACCGCCGACCCGTGCCCGGCGCGGACGGAGGCGGCGAGGGGGACGCGTCCCGGCTGGAGGAGGGCTGGCGCCACCGCATCGTGCGTGACCTGGACGTCCTGGCCGAGGCCTGGCGCAGTCCCGCGGCGTACGACGGGATGACCGCGGCGGCCGGCGTGGCCCTGCCCGGCGCCGTCGCCGCCCGGATCGCGCTCGACGAGGTCGTCGTCCACGGCTGGGACCTGGCGCGCGCGACGGGCCAGCGCTTCGACGCCCACCCGGCCTCGGTGGCGGCCTGCCTGGAGTTCGTCTCCGGCTTCGACGTGCCGCCCGAGGCCGGCGACGGCCCCTTCGGGCCTCCGGTCCCGCCTCCGTCCGACGCCACCGACCTGGAGCGGCTCCTCGCCCTCACCGGCCGCGACCCGCGCGCCCGGTGACCTCCGGGGGCGGCCGCCCCAGATTTCACCGACCCCCACACGCTCCGGTAGCCTTCCCGGCGGTGGCGTGTCCGAGCGGCCTAAGGAGAACGCCTCGAAAGCGTTTGTCGGTGCAAGCCGACCGAGGGTTCAAATCCCTCCGCCACCGCCAAGTGAGACACGTGAGAACCCTCAGTGAGCGAACGCTCGCCGGGGGTTCTTGCGTTACTGCCCGCGCCAGAGGCGAGGACGGCCACCACGGGTGTCATTGGCGCGCGCACAATTGCGTTCGGCGAGCAGCCGACGAGCTTCGCGGCGCGGTTGTAGGACACCCATTGAGGAGCCCTAGCGGCGCGTTCACGAACGGCGTCGCCATCAACAGGAAGGGGCTGGCCTTCCTTCCGAGAGGCTAGCTGACCAGTGCGGGCGATTGACCGACGTACTTCGGGGTGCGGTTCAGGACGGTGCCCGCTTCTGTGGTGGTCAGCCAGTCCCGAGAGGTCACCCAGCCAGTATCCGGTTGGCTGGGCCCGATCGAGCAGCAGGACGTTGGCAGCCGCCATCTGTTGCCGCTCTGCTGTCCCATCCCGACGGCCCCTACCGGGTATGTGACCCGCCGCGCAGGATCCGTGTCCCAACGGTCAATCTTGCATAGTCCTTTTGGGTCATTTGAGGTTCTGTGGGGACTAAATCATGCCTTAGCAGCCCGTAGCAGCCGTCTGCCTGAGAGAGTCCGCCGTGATATGCCGAGAGGCTCTCCAGACGGGCCGCCGGTCTCTCAAGGAGCTCAGTTGTGGCTACTTCGACACAACGATCGCGTCGCTTCCAGGTTGGTTTGGGGGCGAGCCTCAGCGCGGCATTGTTCGCCTCCTCGCCGCTGGCACAGCCTGTCTCCGCTCAGCCGGGAGTCGCCCGCGCGTCGGGAGCGCACCTACCGAGCAGTTCAGAGTCGGTGCCTGTCGAGGACGAGGTCGGTCTCGTTCCCGACCTCGCCACTGCTACCACCAACACGTATCGCGAGGCTGATGGCTCCCTGACGCTGCAGTCGTTCACTGAGCGCGTGAACTACCAGGACGAGGACGACTCGTGGGTTCCCATCGAGAACGAGCTGGTATCGGCGCCTGGTGCTGCCTATGAGGTGATGAATGCCGCCAACAGCTTCGAGACCAAGATCCCCAGTGATCCTTCGGTCACGCCGGTGAGGTTCGAGGCCGAGGGCGCGTGGGTCACCATGCGCATGCACGGCCTCGATGACGCATCACCTGCCGTGGATGGAGCCGAGGCCACCTTCGACGATGTTGACGGCGCCGACGAAGTGACCTACGCCGTGACCAACAGCGGTCTCAAGGAGGACATCCTTCTGGAAAGTGCGCCCTCAACTTCCGACCCGGCCCTCGAGTACACCTACAGCCTCGACGCCAGCGCCGGCATCACACCGGTCATGGCGGAGGAGGGCTCGATCGAGTTCCGCGACGCCGCAGGTGACGTCAAGGTCCTGATGCCGGTGGCGTACATGTTCGACTCCGCAGCCCCGGACCCCGCGTTCAGCTACGACGTGGACTACGACCTCGCCCCGACTGGAAGCGGATGGGAGGTGACGGTCACCCCGGACATGGACTGGCTGCTCGACCCCGCCCGGGTCTACCCCGTCACAGTGGACCCTTCGCTGGCTCAGGAGCCCCCCTCGAAGGACTGCTGGATCCGCGACAGCACCCCGACCGGCAGCAACTGCGGCGACGCCTCGACCTTTATCAAGGTCGGACGGAGCACCGCGCCGGCAACGTTCCGGGGTCTGCTGGACTTCAACACTTCGTCGATCCCCACCAACGCCGACATCTCGTACGCAGGCGTCGCCCACCACCGTGGGTGCAGCCCAGCCCTACGGCGCCATCTTGAAGGCTGATTTCGCCGCCAGTTTGAGCGGTGTAGGCGACTTCGAGTACTACCGAACTGACGCTGCGCTTGTCAATAACGACGCGTGCCCGACCTGTATCCGCCAGGTGACCACCGCCCGTCTTGATAGCAGTTATCAGATTCGTTGCGATTCCATGACTTACTTCAATCAATCACCTGGTTGTGTGGTGCCAGCGGCGGAGCCAACCTTTGGGCTCAGTATGTCGAATGAGAACGTCGACGAGTCGGCAGAATTCATCAAGCGCGTTCAGGAGACTGTGGCGCCGTGGGGGGTCGCAGAACCCTACTGGCTCACTCGGACGACGCCTGAGTATCGAGATCTGAACAGAAAGGCGGCGTGCAGAGGTTTCGATCGTCAGGGTAAATCATGCGATGAATTCCCGTTCGCAAGCACGCTCCAGGGTTGTTTCACCTGGGCGAGCGAGTCAAGTTGCAACGCTGCCTCAGTGGACCTGCAAGACAATGTGAGGGCTGGCCGGAAGCTTGGCGCATTCTATAGGCGTGAGAGAATAATGCGATCTCGATCGGACGACCAGTTTTATGTTAAGATCTATCCATAAGTTGTTCGAATGATTATTAATGCACTTGATGGCGCTTACTACGTCATGAATGAATTCTTCGACGGACCACTCCCGTTGATAGGAGACGGGGCTATTTCAATTGCGGCCGCGAAGGACCTCGCCATTGTCTCTACCCTGGCGAACTGGGAACCGGTTCGCGTCCATCTTGCAGTGGATTCGGTTCGGGTTCGGCTGGGCGACGGATGGCCCACCAAGGTGGAAAAGGTGGTGGAATTTAGCGGCCCGGTCCGGGTAACCGACATGGAGTTCGACCCGAACGATAGCCCGATCGTTGACATCAAGCCTGGGCCGTACCTCGTTCAGGTTTTTGCGAGGTCGGTCGAGTACGTCGCTCAGCGGCCCAAGCTGCAGGTGGACGACGTGGCCATGGAGCAACACCTGGTCTTCTTGTCGCCGTTCCGGTGACAAGGTTGGGGGCGTCCGTTGCTGTACAGGATCGGGCATGTGTCACCCGATCAGGAGACGAGCGGTGTATTACGTGTGTGAGGACGTCAGTGAGCCAGCGGTCTGAGCTCGTACCCGCGCGGGATGAGGTGGACGACTTCGATGAGTTTGTCCAAGCGCGAATCCAAGCGCTCCATGCTTTCGCCGCTTCGCTCACCGGCGACCATCATGAGGCATGGGACCTGGTTCAAGACGCCCTGATGCGTCTGGCGGTGGCATGGGACCGCGTCGACTGCGCGCGTAACCCTGACGCATACGCGAGGACGATCCTGGTGAGGCTCAACCTCAACCGCCTTCGTCGACTCGGACGCGAGACCCGCGCCTACGTCAGGTTCAAGACGGACGACTCGACGCGACAGCCTCAGACGGCGGAGCCACCAGACCCTCAGACTTGGCTCGCGGCCGCACTCCACGCGCTTCCCGCGCGTCAGCGAACCGCAGTCGCTTTGGTTCACGTTTGGGAGTTCACCCTCAGCGAGGCGGCCGAATTCATGGGCTGCAGTCCGAACACCGCCAAGACGCACGTCGCCCGGGGCATGAAGACCCTGCGTGCTGTCACATCCGAAAGGAAGGACGATGTCGACTAACGACTCCTCGGATCGGGAGCTGCGAAACGGTCTGCGTGATCTGGCTCGGTCTGAGCCGAACTGGCGACGCGCCCCTGGTAGGCAAGAGCTGATGCGGCGGCACCGAGCGCGCCGGCGAGGGCTTGCTGTTGGCGCGGTTCTTGCTGTCTCGCTCGGGGCGGTAGCCGGTGGAGTTGTGGCAGTCGCCCGACCGGGCTCGGACCCAACCGCCATTGCCTCTGAGGCTGGCGAGAACGACTGTATCGATCCCGCTATATGGGAGCAGGTGATCGACGATCAGACCCAACGTGCCGAGTCGCCAACTGGGGCCGTCATCGACCTGACTGCGAGCAGTGTCGATGTGCTTGCTGTGCGCAGCACGAATGCCAAGACGCGAGAGGTCGACGTCAGCGATCGGCGAGGTCGCCCTGGCACCTACACGGTGGTCAGGGTTGGCCAGGCGTGGGCGGTCACTAAGGGGCTGGGCTGCGGCGCAATGTCAGGAGCTCCGAAAGGTGGGGACTGCCCGCCAGTGGATGTCCCCAGCGCCTCGCCCGGCACGATTATCAAGCAGGTCTGCTGATCCTGCCTGCATCCGTGGCGGAGGTCGGAGTTCTGGTGCCATGTATCGGGATATGCGCACCCGCGCCGTATGACGGCGCTAAGCGTCGCATCGACGACGCTCTCAAGATCATCCGCCCGCTTGAGCGCATTGGACAAGACCACCCGGCTCACCCCGAGTTCCGTGCCGATGGCTGTGTAGGTCCAACCGTCACGTCGTAGGACAACTGCGCATTCAGAGCCTCTCCAGTCACCCTCGCCTGGTTGGTGGGCCGAGCTTTGATCCCACGAGCTTTCAAGTTGTTGAGCACGGTCTCTCCATCAATGCCGTACTTCTCACCGCGTCGTTCGATGACATCCCCGCCTGGTAGTCAGCGATCACCTGATCCATCTCGGCAGTAGCCAGCCGACGCTGCAGCTGCTGCAGGCGTCGTCCCACCGGCAGATCCACTGCCCTGTCTGGGGGATGCGCGAGCACTCGAGCCGCTGGACCCCAGATCGAACGGGTCCAACGTTGTGTCAGTTGGGCCGCCAGTACAAAACAGCCTCTGACCTGGGGAAACCTTGGGCCAGAGGTTGTTTTGCTTGGGCAGCGTGCCAGATACGTGCCAGATTGCCGCAACCAGACACGCACCGTGCCCGATCCTGCCCATGCAAGAAGACGTATCGAGCGCAGGTCCCACGACTAACCACCACGGCACGAGCATCCTGTTCGCCGCACTCGACATCGCCGCCGGCCAGGTCACCGCCGCGTTGCAGCCACGGCACGGCCACCAGGAGTTCCAGGCCTTCCTGCGCCAGATCGAGCGGGCCTACCGCCACGGGGTCGACGAGTCGGGCGTCCCGGACGTCACCGGGTCCTTCTCCTCGCCGAGTGCGCAGCGCCCCGATCGGCCTACGGCAAAGCAGGCGGATCGGGGCGCTGGTCTACGCGAGACCACTTCTCGTAGATCTTGCGGATGACACCTTGGAAGAAGATCACCAAGGTTCCCTCGTCCTCAGCGTCGACCACCTCGGCGTGTGGCAGGTGCAAAGAGACGCCATTCTTGGTCTTCAGCAGTCGTTGCTTCTCCAGGTCATCTCGGACAGCGAGATAGAGGAAGGGCCCCGACGCCAGGTTCTCGGTGACCCATCTGTCCCACTCCGGCTCGACCCTCAGCAGATGCCAGGCCTTGTCGAACGCCTTTAGTTGGGCTGATGTCGCGTTGATGCTGAGCCATGCCGTGCTAATCCCAGAACGAGGCGGGTAGGCGGCCCCCACTTCACCGTCATTCGCATCGCGACCCGAGCCGCTCCTCACCACGAATTCGACAGTAGCGGTGACCATGCCGTGCGGCAAAGGAGTTCGACCCGAACGACAGCCCGATGATTGACATAAAACGGCGATAGCTGGTCCAGGTGTTTGCGAGGTCGGCTGAGTACGCGGCTGAACGGCCCAGACTGCAGGTGGACGACGTGGCCATGGAGCAGCACATGGTGTTCCTGTC includes the following:
- a CDS encoding DUF2000 family protein — encoded protein: MHEALTPPFDTKIALLVRDDLVAWQRLNVTAFLASGITAASPHLVGDPYADADGTAYLPLLGMPVLVFQAGGDILRAARERALRRGLPLAVYTSDMFRTGHDAANRATVAAVAGAGLDLVGLALHGPKSAVDKVTKGARLHPAD
- a CDS encoding aldose epimerase family protein: MRISEWGTTPSGETVHRLVLGSAPGAVLHVLTLGATVHRLEVEAGGPRRNIALGHRDPADYLGSSDYIGGTIGRYANRIAGGRTTLDEDELTLGAHDRGNHLHGGPDGFDRRVWEVVDAGADHAVLSLVSPDGDQGFPGTVRAQVTFTVTGHAVGVELAATTDAPTLVNLTSHAYFNLDGEGAGTIDEHRLTVPAERYTPVDATGIPLGDHAPVAGTAFDFRRPAAIGPRVRRDEEQIVLARGIDHNYVVDGKGWRTAAVLESPASGTRLTLRSDQPGLQVYTGNFLDGSRRTAEGGLYRQGDGIALEPQLHPDSPNRPDWPSAVLRPGETYRHRLEWELSAIGR
- a CDS encoding TIGR03086 family metal-binding protein, translated to MDILDLGPATATMRRLVLGIGDDQLALPTPCTAYTVGDLVEHVGGVALAFTGAAHRRPVPGADGGGEGDASRLEEGWRHRIVRDLDVLAEAWRSPAAYDGMTAAAGVALPGAVAARIALDEVVVHGWDLARATGQRFDAHPASVAACLEFVSGFDVPPEAGDGPFGPPVPPPSDATDLERLLALTGRDPRAR
- a CDS encoding NucA/NucB deoxyribonuclease domain-containing protein, whose protein sequence is MSNENVDESAEFIKRVQETVAPWGVAEPYWLTRTTPEYRDLNRKAACRGFDRQGKSCDEFPFASTLQGCFTWASESSCNAASVDLQDNVRAGRKLGAFYRRERIMRSRSDDQFYVKIYP
- a CDS encoding sigma-70 family RNA polymerase sigma factor, with amino-acid sequence MDDFDEFVQARIQALHAFAASLTGDHHEAWDLVQDALMRLAVAWDRVDCARNPDAYARTILVRLNLNRLRRLGRETRAYVRFKTDDSTRQPQTAEPPDPQTWLAAALHALPARQRTAVALVHVWEFTLSEAAEFMGCSPNTAKTHVARGMKTLRAVTSERKDDVD